A region of the Pseudomonas sp. J452 genome:
CGAGGCACCCACAGCAGCGCCCAGCTTGTCGGCCAGGGCATACAGGTGCTTGAAGTTGTCACCGTTCTGCATGCCACGACCGCCGGAAACGACGATCTTGGCAGCGGTCAGTTCCGGACGATCGGACTTGGCCAGCTCTTCGCCAACGAAGGCGGATTTGCCAGCGTCAGCCGCACCGCTCACTGCTTCAACAGCAGCAGAACCGCCTTCGGCGGCAACCGGGTCGAAACCGGTGGAGCGCACGGTGATCACTTTCACGGCAGCCGAAGACTGCACGGTAGCGATGGCGTTACCGGCATAGATCGGGCGCTTGAAGGTGTCGGCGCTTTCAACGGCGATGATCTCGGAGATCTGATCGACGTCCAGCTGGGCAGCAACGCGCGGCAGCACGTTCTTACCGTTGCTGGTGGCGGCAGCCAGGATGTGGCTGTAGCCCTTGCCCAGTTCGGCAACCAGCGGCGCAACGTTTTCCGGCAGCTGATGAGCGTAGGCAGCGTTGTCGGCAACCAGAACCTTGGCCACGCCAGCGATCTTGGCAGCGGCTTCGGCAGCAGCGCCGCAAGCGGCGCCAGCAACCAGAACGTGGATGTCGCCACCGATTTTCGCGGCAGCGGCAACGGTGTTCAGCGTGGCAGGCGCCAGGGCAGCATTGGTGTGTTCAGCGATAACCAGGATAGTCATTTAGATTACCTTCGCCTCGTTCTTCAGTTTCTCGACCAGTTCAGCCACGGACTTGACCTTGATGCCGGCGCTGCGGGCAGCAGGCGCTTCGACTTTCAGGGTCTTGACGGTGGAAGCGGTGGAAACACCCAGGGCGTCCGGGGTAACCACGTCCAGCGGCTTCTTCTTGGCTTTCATGATGTTCGGCAGCGATGCGTAGCGCGGTTCGTTCAGGCGCAGGTCAGTAGTGACGATTGCCGGCAGATTCAGCGCAACGGTCTGCAGACCGCCGTCGATTTCGCGAGTCACGTTGACTTTGTCACCAGCCACTTCGACTTTCGAAGCGAAGGTGCCTTGGCCGTAACCGGTCAGAGCGCCCAGCATCTGGCCGGTCTGGTTGTTGTCGCTGTCGATGGCTTGCTTGCCCAGGATGACCAGCTGCGGCTGCTCTTTATCAACCACGGCTTTCAGCAATTTGGCCACGGCCAGAGAGTTCAGCTCGTCGTTGGACTCGACCAGAATGGCACGATCAGCACCCAGAGCCAGTGCGGTACGCAGCTGCTCCTGAGCGGTGTTCGGGCCGATGGTGACGACGACGATTTCGCTCGCAACACCCTTTTCTTTCAGGCGTACGGCTTCTTCCACGGCGATTTCGCAGAAGGGGTTCATCGACATCTTGACGTTGGCGAGGTCGACGCCGGAGTTGTCCGCTTTGACGCGAACTTTGACGTTGTAGTCGACCACTCGTTTGACAGCTACAAGAACCTTCATGGATTCCTCGTTACTCTCCGGTGAATAAGAATGTCGCCAAGTCGAGCCTGGCCGGTGATGCAGGTCGGCCGGAACCGACGGTCAGCCCATACGGCGAACGCAAAACCGCCCGTATCTTGACCGCAACGCCTTTTTCGGTCAACACGAAAAACCGCCCTTCCATCCGCCGCCAAGCCTTGTCCTGCCGGGGTTTAACAAAATTCAAACAAACGTTTGTATTGGACGTGCCCGAGGCTGTAGATATAATGCCCACGCGCAGGCCAGAGAAAGCCTAGCCCCAAAGCAAAAATCAATAACACCGAAGAGCCTTGAGTAGGAGATTTCTGTGGAACGCGAATTTATGGAATTCGACGTCGTCATCGTCGGTGCCGGCCCGTCCGGTCTGTCCGCCGCCTGCCGACTGAAGCAGAAGGCCGCCGACGCCGGCAAAGAGATCAGCGTCTGCGTGGTCGAGAAGGGCTCCGAAGTCGGCGCTCACATCCTCTCCGGCGCGGTGTTCGAGCCGCGCGCGCTGAACGAGCTGTTCCCCAACTGGCAGGAGCTCGGCGCCCCGCTGAACACGCCGGTCAAGCGCGACGACATCTACATGCTGAAGAGCGCCGAAGGCGCTATCAAAGTCCCCGACCTGTTCGTGCCGAAGACCATGCACAACGAGGGCAACTACATCATCTCCCTGGGCAACCTGTGCCGCTGGCTGGCCCAGCAGGCCGAGGCCCTGGGCGTCGAGATCTACCCGGGCTTCGCCGCCCAGGAAGCGCTGATCGACGAAAATGGCGTGGTGCGCGGCATCGTCACCGGTGACCTGGGTGTCGACCGCGAAGGCCATCCGAAGGAAGGCTACTACACCCCCGGCATGGAACTGCGTGGCAAGTACACCCTGTTCGCCGAAGGCTGCCGTGGCCATATCGGCAAGCAACTGATCCAGAAGTACAACCTGGACAGCGAAGCCGATGCCCAGCACTACGGCATCGGCATCAAGGAAATCTGGGACATCGACCCGGCCAAACACGAGCAGGGCCTGGTGGTGCACACCGCCGGCTGGCCGCTGGACGTGGTCGGCACCGAGAACA
Encoded here:
- a CDS encoding electron transfer flavoprotein subunit alpha/FixB family protein, whose translation is MTILVIAEHTNAALAPATLNTVAAAAKIGGDIHVLVAGAACGAAAEAAAKIAGVAKVLVADNAAYAHQLPENVAPLVAELGKGYSHILAAATSNGKNVLPRVAAQLDVDQISEIIAVESADTFKRPIYAGNAIATVQSSAAVKVITVRSTGFDPVAAEGGSAAVEAVSGAADAGKSAFVGEELAKSDRPELTAAKIVVSGGRGMQNGDNFKHLYALADKLGAAVGASRAAVDAGFVPNDMQVGQTGKIVAPQLYIAVGISGAIQHLAGMKDSKVIVAINKDEEAPIFQVADYGLVADLFEAVPELEKLV
- a CDS encoding electron transfer flavoprotein subunit beta/FixA family protein — protein: MKVLVAVKRVVDYNVKVRVKADNSGVDLANVKMSMNPFCEIAVEEAVRLKEKGVASEIVVVTIGPNTAQEQLRTALALGADRAILVESNDELNSLAVAKLLKAVVDKEQPQLVILGKQAIDSDNNQTGQMLGALTGYGQGTFASKVEVAGDKVNVTREIDGGLQTVALNLPAIVTTDLRLNEPRYASLPNIMKAKKKPLDVVTPDALGVSTASTVKTLKVEAPAARSAGIKVKSVAELVEKLKNEAKVI